The genomic interval ACTTAATAAGACTGCTGCACAATTAATGCCTTTAATAAAAGACAATGATGTTGAAATGGTCGTCACTCATGGAAATGGCCCCCAAGTTAGTAATTTACTTTTGCAACAACTTGAAAGTAATTCAGTTAAAAATCCGGCAATTCCACTTGATACAGCTGTTGCTATGACTCAAGGGCAAATCGGTTATTGGATGGCACAAGCTTTTACAGAAGCTCTTGCTAATAATGGAATGTCTGATGTTCCATTTGTTTCTGTAGTGACAAGAACAGTAGTTGATGCTAATGATGAGGCTTTTAAAAATCCGACAAAACCTATTGGACCTTTTTATAGCCAAGAAGAGGCTAAAAATATTCAGACTCAATATCCTGATTGGAAATTGATTGAGGATTCTGGACGAGGTTACCGAAGAGTAGTTCCTTCACCTTTACCTCTCAAAATTGTTGAAGCTAACGCAATTAAACCATTGTTAGAATCATCAGCTTTGGTTACAGTATCTGGTGGCGGAGGAATTCCTGTTATTGAAAAAAATAAGGGATATCAAGGAGTTGAAGCGGTAATTGATAAAGATTTTTCGGCAGCAAAATTAGCAGAACTTGTTGATGCTGATGAACTAGTTATTTTTACCTCTGTCGGTGATGTCTTTTTAAATTTTGGTAAACCCAACCAAAAAGCGTTAGGAGTTGTACCAGTTAGCGAAATGCGTCAATATCTAGAGGAAGGTTATTTTGCGGCAGGTTCTATGAAACCAAAAGTGGCAGCAGCTGTCGCTTTTGTCGAAAATACTGGTAAGCAAGCCACGATTACTTCACTTGAAAATGTGGAAAACTTTGTTAAAAGTGGGGCAGGAACACGGATTGTACCCGATTTAGTTTAAAAAAAGTATTTTTCAAAATAATTTATTTAAAATTTGAAATAAAAAGAATTTAAGTAGGTTACCCATTTTAATTTGACAAAAAGTATAGCTAGTGCTATACTTTTTTGTAGTAAATAAAAACTAATCATATTAGGTGAGGTTACTCTGAAGAACATAGGTTATCGCTCAAAACTGTCGAGAGACAATAATGGGTAAAGCAGGACTAGTCGAATCAAGGCTTTTCCAAGATAACTAGAAATATCATTTCTTACGTCTCAGAAAGCCAAAACTCAAATGTCGTGATTAAATAGACTAATAATCTATTGATTTTGAGAGCCTCCCTTTATAT from Lactococcus lactis carries:
- the arcC gene encoding carbamate kinase, with amino-acid sequence MAKRIVVALGGNAILTSDPTAQAQSMALNKTAAQLMPLIKDNDVEMVVTHGNGPQVSNLLLQQLESNSVKNPAIPLDTAVAMTQGQIGYWMAQAFTEALANNGMSDVPFVSVVTRTVVDANDEAFKNPTKPIGPFYSQEEAKNIQTQYPDWKLIEDSGRGYRRVVPSPLPLKIVEANAIKPLLESSALVTVSGGGGIPVIEKNKGYQGVEAVIDKDFSAAKLAELVDADELVIFTSVGDVFLNFGKPNQKALGVVPVSEMRQYLEEGYFAAGSMKPKVAAAVAFVENTGKQATITSLENVENFVKSGAGTRIVPDLV